In Mangifera indica cultivar Alphonso chromosome 1, CATAS_Mindica_2.1, whole genome shotgun sequence, a single genomic region encodes these proteins:
- the LOC123214327 gene encoding AAC-rich mRNA clone AAC11 protein-like yields the protein MDSGNSGSMQSSSGGDEEYDSRAETISAFLSPPPQPPPHQQPQQQPHHHASMFDPLSNYFDTSARSSNPNSLLNLDMVWPKTLRSEPDLGGAFMAASSSSSSTQQLFTNQTFLPQARAITFSPLHHNLPHHHLTESVSGLNIDKTNPIITTNTNSCGGGGNNSLVRNPKKRSRASRRAPTTVLTTDTSNFRAMVQEFTGIPAPPFTSSPFPRTRLDLFGTSTSSLRSSSSHLDSSPPYLLRPFAQKFHTLPPFISPPPSSTSSSSSPSMIDAIAAASTSTNLTSPTPSNNNNNNNNTNINYQNLLNMNNSTMQNPILNLQSLLQPQTKFPLSNSPILANKPQGSSSSLDNMTHHHPSNEDSHLKIGVLEELGLSGHGHLNTNLNSGSIQNIVSSSTPTFENDQAAANESDHQRLLRSPFSGGNNYNNNCQQQISNGKVNTFSAPSSDFHREKVQENVGTTRTEGMVESWICSSD from the coding sequence ATGGATTCTGGAAATAGTGGAAGTATGCAATCATCAAGTGGGGGAGATGAAGAGTATGATTCACGCGCCGAAACCATTTCAGCTTTTTTGAGCCCACCGCCACAACCGCCACCACATCAGCAACCGCAGCAACAACCCCATCATCATGCTTCTATGTTTGACCCTTTGTCAAACTACTTTGACACTTCTGCAAGATCATCCAACCCCAATTCTCTGCTTAATCTCGATATGGTTTGGCCCAAAACCTTAAGATCTGAACCTGATCTCGGCGGCGCCTTCATGGCTGcctcctcctcttcttcctccACTCAACAACTCTTCACCAACCAGACCTTTCTTCCACAGGCTAGAGCCATCACTTTTTCCCCTCTTCATCATAACCTTCCTCATCATCACCTAACGGAGAGTGTTTCAGGTTTGAATATTGACAAAACCAACCCCATCATCACCACCAACACCAACAGCTGCGGTGGGGGCGGGAACAACAGTTTGGTGAGGAACCCAAAAAAGAGATCAAGAGCTTCTCGGCGTGCACCCACTACTGTTTTGACGACGGATACCTCAAATTTCCGGGCCATGGTTCAGGAATTTACAGGGATCCCGGCGCCACCTTTCACCTCCTCGCCTTTTCCAAGAACCAGACTTGATCTATTTGGCACCTCTACTTCTTCTCTGAGATCATCTTCATCTCATTTAGACTCCTCTCCGCCTTATCTTTTAAGGCCATTTGCTCAGAAATTTCACACTTTACCCCCTTTTATTTCTCCTCCTCcttcttcaacttcttcttcttcttctccctccATGATTGACGCCATAGCTGCTGCTTCTACTTCCACTAACCTCACTTCTCCAACTCCTAgcaataacaataacaataataacaacacTAATATTAACTACCAAAACCTACTTAACATGAACAACTCCACCATGCAAAACCCAATTCTCAATTTGCAATCTCTGCTTCAACCCCAAACAAAATTCCCACTTTCAAATTCCCCCATTCTTGCAAATAAGCCTCAAGGGTCGTCGTCTTCTTTGGACAACATGACTCATCATCATCCCTCAAACGAAGATTCCCATCTCAAGATTGGTGTTTTAGAGGAGCTTGGTTTGAGCGGCCATGGACATCTCAATACAAACCTCAATAGTGGCAGCATCCAAAACATTGTGTCTTCTTCAACTCCGACGTTTGAGAACGATCAAGCGGCGGCGAATGAAAGTGATCACCAACGGCTGTTGAGGTCACCATTCAGTGGGGGCAACAACTACAATAACAACTGTCAGCAGCAAATTTCAAATGGAAAAGTCAATACTTTCTCAGCTCCTTCTTCGGATTTCCACCGTGAGAAAGTCCAAGAAAATGTCGGCACAACAAGAACCGAAGGTATGGTGGAATCATGGATATGTTCTTCAGATTAA